A single genomic interval of Zingiber officinale cultivar Zhangliang chromosome 4A, Zo_v1.1, whole genome shotgun sequence harbors:
- the LOC121971044 gene encoding E3 ubiquitin-protein ligase RMA2-like, with translation MAVNRASASCGHWEQKMEPERAAEEQQGDDTGTDAAASIGGCFDCNICLDFAADPVVTLCGHLYCWPCIYQWLQQDDGAAPRQCPVCKAVLLPRSFVPLYGRGSHVPTAAHRNPASSDVPRRPSFRHEATAVRLQQQQQRRVPSPTPPPPLRAMHSTSVEVLWGMAVAVLPWVCRRGYESPYGGGSARARRRELAVERTLHHIWVFLFCCVMLCLFLF, from the coding sequence ATGGCAGTGAACAGAGCGAGTGCGAGTTGTGGCCATTGGGAGCAAAAGATGGAGCCAGAACGCGCAGCAGAGGAGCAGCAGGGCGATGACACCGGCACCGACGCTGCCGCCTCGATCGGCGGTTGCTTTGACTGCAACATCTGCCTCGACTTCGCCGCCGACCCGGTGGTGACCCTCTGCGGCCACCTCTACTGCTGGCCCTGCATCTACCAGTGGCTGCAGCAGGACGACGGCGCTGCCCCGCGGCAGTGCCCGGTGTGCAAGGCCGTGCTCCTCCCGAGGAGCTTCGTCCCGCTCTACGGCCGCGGCAGCCACGTGCCCACCGCCGCTCACCGGAACCCGGCATCAAGCGACGTGCCCCGTCGGCCCTCCTTTCGTCACGAGGCCACGGCCGTCAGActacagcagcagcagcagcgccGTGTTCCGTCTCCGactccgccgccgccgctgcgGGCGATGCACTCGACGTCGGTGGAGGTACTGTGGGGGATGGCGGTGGCGGTGCTGCCGTGGGTGTGTCGTCGGGGCTACGAGAGCCCGTACGGCGGCGGGAGCGCGAGGGCGAGAAGGCGGGAGTTGGCGGTGGAGCGGACGCTGCACCACATTTGGGTCTTCCTCTTCTGCTGCGTCATGCTGTGCCTGTTCTTGTTCTGA